The following are from one region of the Flavobacteriaceae bacterium UJ101 genome:
- the modC gene encoding molybdate-transporting ATPase (Part of the ABC transporter complex ModABC involved in molybdenum import. Responsible for energy coupling to the transport system; Belongs to the ABC transporter superfamily. Molybdate importer (TC 3.A.1.8) family; Contains 1 ABC transporter domain.; KEGG: plt:Plut_1712 molybdate transport system ATP-binding protein), which yields MVKIELQKKLTAAKGSLFLDVKINIEKGQLITLYGKSGAGKTSILRMIAGLLQADQGFISVHDSIWLDTQKKINLKPQKRKIGFVFQDYALFPNMTVKENLLFALEKDQNPNIVHELIEMIELGDLQHKKPETLSGGQKQRVALARALVRKPEILMLDEPLSALDLDMRIKLQDYILKVHKQYHLTTLLISHELGEIIKMSDYVFILENGKMIKQGKPIELFTQKQVSGKFQFTGEIIDIKKEDVLYIVTILIGANFVKIVADESEIQNLSIGNQVIVASKAFNPLIQKIN from the coding sequence ATGGTGAAAATTGAATTACAAAAGAAATTAACTGCTGCCAAAGGATCTTTATTTCTCGATGTCAAAATCAATATCGAAAAAGGACAATTGATTACCTTGTATGGAAAATCGGGTGCTGGTAAAACATCTATTCTTCGAATGATTGCCGGACTGCTTCAAGCAGATCAAGGCTTTATTTCTGTTCATGATTCCATATGGTTGGATACTCAAAAAAAAATCAATCTTAAGCCTCAAAAAAGAAAAATAGGATTTGTATTTCAAGATTATGCTTTGTTTCCCAATATGACGGTAAAGGAAAACCTTCTTTTTGCTCTCGAAAAAGATCAAAACCCAAACATCGTTCATGAATTAATCGAAATGATAGAACTTGGGGATTTACAACATAAAAAGCCTGAAACTTTATCAGGAGGGCAAAAACAACGGGTTGCATTAGCTCGTGCATTGGTTAGAAAACCTGAAATTTTAATGCTTGATGAACCTCTCTCTGCATTGGATCTGGATATGCGCATTAAACTACAAGATTACATTCTTAAAGTTCACAAACAATACCATTTAACTACTTTATTAATTAGTCATGAACTCGGTGAAATCATTAAAATGTCTGATTATGTTTTCATACTTGAGAATGGTAAAATGATCAAGCAAGGAAAACCTATTGAACTTTTTACCCAAAAACAGGTTAGTGGAAAGTTTCAATTTACAGGTGAAATTATTGACATTAAAAAAGAAGATGTTTTATATATTGTAACCATATTAATTGGTGCTAATTTTGTCAAAATTGTAGCCGATGAAAGTGAAATTCAAAACCTTAGCATTGGAAACCAAGTTATTGTTGCATCCAAAGCTTTCAATCCTTTAATTCAAAAAATTAATTAA
- the rimJ gene encoding ribosomal-protein-alanine N-acetyltransferase (KEGG: bal:BACI_c30230 ribosomal-protein-alanine N-acetyltransferase), protein MSNQYNFSTERLSICQLEKDHFPLFQQELVQSAQNILTPTVLKSLPDTWHTIHTKEQIINWFKEQLQESIFLIIRLHTNQQIIGYLFLMESIASKDQYTLQLGYLFSQQYWGKGLGTELIKGLVKCCEKKGTIQSISGGVVKDNIGSIKVLEKNGFHIIEGKLSSDSMIFLKREFDL, encoded by the coding sequence ATGAGTAATCAATATAACTTTTCAACCGAGAGACTTTCTATTTGCCAGTTAGAAAAAGATCATTTTCCTCTTTTTCAACAAGAACTTGTACAAAGTGCTCAAAATATTTTGACACCAACAGTTTTAAAGTCATTACCTGATACTTGGCATACTATTCATACAAAGGAGCAAATTATAAACTGGTTTAAAGAGCAACTACAAGAAAGTATTTTTTTAATCATTCGGTTGCATACTAATCAACAAATTATAGGTTATCTTTTCTTAATGGAATCTATTGCTTCAAAAGATCAATACACTTTACAATTAGGCTATTTATTCTCTCAACAATATTGGGGAAAAGGATTAGGGACTGAATTGATTAAAGGTTTGGTTAAATGTTGTGAAAAAAAAGGAACCATTCAATCTATATCAGGAGGTGTTGTAAAAGACAATATAGGTTCCATAAAAGTTCTAGAGAAAAATGGATTTCATATTATAGAAGGAAAATTATCATCAGATTCTATGATTTTTTTAAAGAGAGAATTTGATCTATAA
- a CDS encoding L-fucose permease (Transport of L-fucose into the cell. Belongs to the major facilitator superfamily. FHS transporter (TC 2.A.1.7) family.), with the protein MKQSKSYLYAFILVTILFFLWGFITVLVDSLIPRLRELFTLSYFQAGLVQFAFFGAYFLLSIPASFILSKIGYKRGIILGLFTMAIACLLFYPAASFREFKIFILAYFILAGGMTILQVAANPFVAVLGNESGASSRLNLSQAFNSLGTAIAPIVGALFILSDTIKTPEEIALLDTTSKEVYLAHEAAAVQKPFIGLAIFIICIAIIFFFAKLPQLINEKTIGTYKDTLRHKNLILGVLGIFFYVGAEVAIGSYLVNYFLDMNLVEYIQQNTLLKSFAERTLNSSLQTKDPKAIVGVFVTFYWSGAMIGRFIGSYLTRVIAPGKVLGIFASIAIFLILISISTTGFISMFSILSVGLFNSIMFPTIFTLAIDRIGDLKPKASGLLCTAIVGGAIIPPIFGLLTDHVGFKTALLFIILCYGYILYYGIKNAKTITHV; encoded by the coding sequence ATGAAACAATCAAAGTCTTACTTGTACGCTTTTATTCTCGTCACTATACTATTTTTTTTATGGGGATTTATTACCGTTTTGGTTGATTCATTGATACCACGTTTACGTGAACTTTTTACACTTTCTTATTTTCAAGCTGGATTGGTACAATTTGCTTTTTTTGGAGCCTATTTTTTGCTCTCAATACCGGCTAGTTTTATTCTTTCTAAAATTGGATACAAACGAGGAATTATTTTAGGACTATTCACCATGGCCATAGCTTGCTTATTATTCTATCCGGCAGCTTCATTTCGTGAATTCAAAATCTTCATATTAGCCTATTTTATACTAGCGGGTGGTATGACCATTCTTCAAGTAGCCGCCAACCCTTTTGTTGCTGTACTGGGAAATGAAAGTGGTGCCTCTAGTCGTTTAAATTTATCTCAAGCATTCAATTCGTTAGGAACAGCCATTGCACCTATTGTAGGTGCCTTATTTATCCTTAGTGACACGATTAAAACTCCTGAAGAAATTGCTTTACTAGATACTACTTCAAAAGAAGTTTATTTGGCTCATGAAGCTGCTGCTGTACAAAAACCCTTTATAGGATTGGCTATATTTATCATTTGTATTGCTATCATTTTCTTTTTTGCTAAACTACCACAATTAATCAATGAAAAAACGATAGGAACCTATAAAGACACATTAAGACATAAGAACTTAATTCTTGGTGTTTTGGGAATCTTCTTCTATGTAGGTGCCGAAGTAGCTATCGGGAGTTACTTAGTTAATTACTTTTTAGATATGAACTTAGTAGAATACATTCAACAAAATACACTTTTAAAATCCTTTGCTGAACGTACATTAAATTCTTCCTTACAAACCAAGGACCCTAAAGCCATAGTAGGTGTTTTTGTTACTTTCTATTGGTCTGGAGCTATGATTGGTCGCTTTATAGGTTCTTATTTGACCAGAGTAATAGCACCAGGAAAAGTTTTAGGAATATTTGCTTCAATCGCAATATTTCTAATACTCATATCCATAAGTACTACTGGATTTATTTCCATGTTCAGTATTTTAAGTGTTGGATTATTTAACTCTATTATGTTTCCTACTATTTTCACCTTAGCTATCGATCGCATAGGGGATTTAAAACCTAAAGCTTCTGGATTATTATGTACAGCTATTGTAGGAGGAGCTATCATACCACCTATATTTGGATTATTAACTGATCATGTAGGTTTTAAAACGGCTCTACTCTTTATCATATTATGTTATGGTTATATACTTTACTATGGAATAAAAAATGCTAAAACAATAACTCATGTTTAA
- a CDS encoding nickel and cobalt resistance protein CnrB (The products of the genes cnrA, cnrB, and cnrC are likely to form a membrane-bound protein complex catalyzing an energy-dependent efflux of Ni(2+) and Co(2+). The mechanism of action of the CnrCBA complex may be that of a proton/cation antiporter. Belongs to the membrane fusion protein (MFP) (TC 8.A.1) family.) — translation MNKINIIIALLIFTVSCKKHEEGDGHQHESEHSHTETTITAEDHHDEEGIVNLTEKQVEVADFQYGTFEMKNLSNIVRVNGETNLPPQNRAVVTTLISGNIKQIFIEEGDLVKKGQTLAIVENPDFLALQREYYSAISASSYTKKEYKRQKKLYEEKITARKKYELAKANYDAEQANIAGLASQLRQLSISPSNVAKGKFTRTFPVVAPISGSIGHIDASIGSYADLSQELFTIVDNSKIHLDLNIYEKDLSKIKVGQKVSFTLTNQDHSIINGKIFAVSKTFEPDTKTVLAHATVDNSKNELVANMFVNAVIEIGKNQVKALPNEAIVKLKGKDYIFIKEDHEKEEVHDEVPFKMIEVSTGKSELGYTAVEPIDKIDSNAQIVTKNTYFLQSQAVINEGGDSHGH, via the coding sequence ATGAACAAAATTAATATTATTATAGCTCTTTTAATCTTTACTGTATCATGCAAAAAACATGAAGAAGGTGATGGGCATCAACACGAATCAGAACATTCTCACACTGAAACAACAATTACTGCAGAAGATCATCATGATGAAGAAGGTATCGTGAATCTAACCGAGAAACAAGTAGAAGTAGCTGATTTTCAATATGGCACTTTTGAAATGAAAAATTTAAGTAACATTGTTCGTGTAAATGGAGAAACCAATTTACCCCCTCAAAATAGAGCCGTTGTAACTACGCTAATTAGTGGAAACATTAAACAAATTTTTATTGAAGAAGGAGATTTAGTTAAAAAGGGGCAAACCTTAGCCATAGTAGAAAATCCAGATTTTTTAGCTTTACAACGCGAATACTATAGTGCTATTAGTGCTTCTTCCTATACGAAAAAGGAATACAAGCGTCAAAAGAAGTTATACGAAGAAAAAATAACTGCACGTAAAAAATATGAACTTGCTAAAGCCAATTATGATGCAGAACAAGCTAATATTGCTGGTTTGGCTAGTCAATTACGTCAATTAAGTATTTCTCCTTCCAATGTTGCTAAAGGTAAATTTACGCGTACATTTCCAGTTGTTGCTCCTATTTCTGGCTCTATTGGACATATTGATGCTTCAATAGGAAGTTATGCCGATTTGTCTCAAGAACTTTTTACCATTGTAGATAACTCTAAAATTCATTTAGACCTTAATATTTATGAAAAAGATTTAAGTAAAATCAAAGTAGGTCAAAAAGTATCGTTTACCTTAACCAATCAAGATCATAGTATCATCAATGGTAAAATATTTGCCGTAAGTAAAACATTTGAACCGGATACTAAAACCGTTTTAGCACATGCTACAGTAGATAATTCAAAAAATGAATTAGTTGCTAATATGTTTGTCAATGCCGTTATTGAAATTGGTAAAAATCAAGTGAAAGCATTACCAAATGAAGCCATTGTCAAATTAAAAGGGAAAGATTATATCTTTATCAAAGAAGATCATGAAAAAGAAGAAGTCCATGATGAAGTTCCCTTTAAAATGATTGAAGTTTCTACTGGGAAAAGTGAATTAGGGTATACAGCAGTAGAACCTATTGATAAAATTGACTCTAATGCACAAATTGTTACAAAAAACACGTATTTCTTACAAAGTCAAGCTGTTATTAATGAAGGTGGCGATAGTCATGGGCATTGA
- a CDS encoding protein HelA (Presumed to function with HelC and HelB in efflux of an unidentified substrate. Belongs to the resistance-nodulation-cell division (RND) (TC 2.A.6) family.) → MDKIIEFSVKNKLIIFLFILGLIGWGSYSIKQLPIDALPDITNNQVQIITLAPTLAAQEVEQYISYPIETAIATVPNLVEQRSISRFGLSVVTVVFKEDMDIYLARQIITEKLKEAEEAIPPGVGTPELAPVSTGLGEIYQYTLKLQKGFEEKYNDTDLRTLQDWIVKKQLLGIPGVAEVSTLGGHLKQYEVAIQPNKLKSLNITIQEVFQALEQNNENTGGSYIDKKPNAYFIRGIGLISSLDDIEQIVIKTVNGMPILMRDVADVQYGSATRYGAVTSDGKGESVGGMVLMLKGENSATVTEAVKKRIAQIQESLPEGVVIEPFLDRQKLVNNAISTVKTNLLEGALIVIFVLVLLLGNWRAGLIVASVIPLALLFAISMMNLFGVSGNLMSLGAIDFGLVVDGAVIIVESIIHRITSNKKLQTSPKLTAEEMDHQVIDSSKKIRKSAAFGEIIILIVYLPILTLVGIEGKMFKPMAMTVAFAILGAFILSLTYVPMMSALCLSRKTTHKKNISDRLIESLENLYQPVLKAALKIKWIVITVSLVIFGFATYLFNTMGGEFIPTLDEGDLAINFRIKPGSSLSQTIETTTKLEKILLGFPEVEKVVSKIGAGEIPTDPMPMESGDMIIVLKPKKEWTTATNRDDLVNKMKEALSIIPGVGFEFSQPVQLRFNELMTGVRSDVAIKIYGDDLDILAEKGNKVSSLINKVQGVGDIQVEQVQGLPQITVRYNKAKLSQYGLKVNDINMVLRTAFAGSKAGIVFEGEKRFDLVVRLGKENRSNIHDIKSLYINTTTGQQIPIEQVADIQYEFSAMQISRDSGKRRITIGLNIRNRDVESVINDIDGILSQKLDLPTGYTIQYGGQFENLQSAKNRLFIAIPVALLLILTLLYFTFHSLKQSLLIFTAIPLSAIGGVLALWIRDMPFSISAGIGFIALFGVAVLNGIVLIGYFNQLEKEGMTDIYQRVIEGTKVRLRPVILTASVASLGFLPMAISTSAGAEVQKPLATVVIGGLISATFLTLIVLPCLYILFSNTKKMNFHKNSVTLLLFFGSLIGLNAQQITSAQEAIDYAIEHNLEVKSAEKISTQQELKSKQNFRLGNTEFGVEYGKYNSATERDLAFSVSQSFPFPTVFAKNKALNKAQLEGSKLWIDATKRTLEKEISQLWQKGIYLQSRKQLLIHQDSLIQQLARGTQIQYQTGDVNYLTKINAESYSADYKKQLKQLDKEIETVEYQLQFYIGNNTVFWRKNSFKPLIFQEELSIENHPLLKYYKNQTLINEKKIEVEKGRLLPEFKLGYNNQSLIENPTYDLGDRFSFYSLGISVPIFNKNKTDVELAQIEAEKSQLDAQYASKKFENDYLILKNELEKQQISLDYFNNTALKQSKEIQHFALRNYQEGEINQIEYLQYLNRALEIDFNYLDEIYKYNELVIELESLTKE, encoded by the coding sequence ATGGACAAAATCATTGAATTTTCAGTTAAAAACAAACTGATCATCTTCCTATTTATCTTAGGATTAATTGGTTGGGGAAGTTATTCAATCAAACAACTACCTATTGATGCTTTACCCGATATTACCAACAACCAAGTACAAATTATTACCTTGGCACCCACTTTAGCTGCCCAAGAGGTAGAACAATATATCTCTTATCCTATTGAAACCGCTATTGCCACCGTTCCCAATTTAGTTGAGCAACGCTCTATTTCTCGTTTTGGATTATCGGTTGTAACCGTGGTTTTTAAAGAGGATATGGATATTTACCTAGCCAGACAAATCATTACCGAAAAACTAAAAGAGGCTGAAGAAGCAATCCCCCCAGGAGTTGGAACACCTGAATTAGCTCCTGTTTCAACGGGGTTAGGTGAAATCTATCAATATACTTTAAAACTTCAAAAAGGTTTTGAAGAAAAATACAATGACACGGATTTAAGAACCTTACAAGATTGGATTGTTAAGAAACAATTATTAGGAATTCCCGGAGTGGCTGAAGTCAGCACATTGGGAGGGCACTTAAAGCAATATGAAGTTGCCATCCAACCTAATAAATTAAAAAGTTTAAATATTACCATTCAAGAAGTATTTCAAGCTTTAGAGCAAAATAATGAAAATACGGGAGGCTCTTATATTGACAAAAAGCCCAATGCTTATTTTATTCGTGGGATTGGTTTAATTTCTTCATTAGATGACATCGAACAAATTGTAATTAAAACGGTAAACGGTATGCCTATTTTAATGCGTGATGTTGCAGATGTTCAGTATGGAAGTGCCACACGCTACGGAGCTGTTACTTCAGATGGTAAAGGTGAAAGTGTTGGAGGAATGGTTTTAATGCTAAAAGGTGAAAATTCAGCTACTGTTACCGAAGCCGTAAAAAAACGAATTGCTCAAATTCAAGAATCCTTACCAGAAGGTGTTGTTATTGAACCCTTTTTAGATCGTCAAAAATTAGTAAACAACGCTATTTCCACTGTAAAAACCAATTTATTAGAAGGAGCCTTAATCGTCATTTTTGTTTTGGTTTTATTATTAGGAAACTGGCGTGCTGGATTGATTGTAGCTTCTGTAATTCCTCTTGCTTTATTATTTGCTATTTCTATGATGAATCTCTTTGGAGTCTCAGGAAACCTAATGTCATTAGGTGCTATAGATTTTGGGTTAGTCGTTGATGGAGCAGTGATCATTGTAGAAAGCATCATTCATCGTATTACTTCAAATAAAAAATTACAAACGTCTCCTAAGTTAACAGCTGAAGAAATGGATCATCAAGTAATTGACTCTTCTAAAAAGATTCGTAAATCAGCTGCTTTTGGAGAAATTATCATCCTAATTGTTTATTTACCTATTTTAACTCTTGTCGGAATAGAAGGTAAAATGTTCAAGCCCATGGCTATGACTGTTGCTTTTGCTATTTTGGGGGCTTTTATTCTATCATTAACCTATGTCCCTATGATGTCAGCCTTGTGTCTAAGCCGCAAAACAACACATAAAAAGAATATTTCAGATCGATTAATTGAATCATTAGAAAACCTATATCAACCTGTATTAAAAGCAGCCTTAAAAATCAAATGGATTGTTATCACAGTATCATTAGTTATTTTTGGTTTTGCTACCTACTTATTCAATACAATGGGAGGAGAGTTTATCCCTACTCTTGATGAAGGTGATTTAGCTATCAATTTTCGAATAAAACCCGGAAGTTCGCTTTCACAAACTATTGAAACCACTACAAAGCTTGAAAAAATTTTATTAGGATTCCCTGAAGTTGAAAAAGTGGTTTCCAAAATTGGTGCTGGTGAAATTCCAACCGATCCTATGCCTATGGAATCAGGCGATATGATTATTGTTTTAAAACCCAAAAAAGAATGGACTACAGCCACCAATCGAGATGATTTGGTTAATAAAATGAAAGAAGCACTATCCATTATTCCTGGAGTAGGATTTGAGTTTTCTCAACCTGTTCAATTACGCTTTAATGAGTTAATGACTGGAGTTCGTTCTGATGTCGCTATAAAAATTTATGGTGATGATCTGGATATACTAGCAGAAAAGGGGAATAAGGTTTCTTCTTTAATTAACAAGGTTCAAGGGGTTGGTGACATTCAAGTAGAACAAGTACAAGGGTTACCTCAAATTACTGTACGTTATAATAAAGCCAAGCTTTCACAATATGGTTTGAAAGTAAATGATATTAATATGGTTTTACGAACTGCCTTTGCAGGAAGTAAGGCTGGAATTGTATTTGAAGGAGAGAAACGTTTTGATTTAGTTGTTCGTCTTGGTAAAGAAAATCGATCTAATATTCATGATATTAAAAGTTTATACATCAATACCACTACAGGACAACAAATCCCTATTGAACAAGTAGCCGATATTCAATATGAATTTAGCGCTATGCAAATTTCAAGAGATAGCGGAAAACGCCGTATTACTATCGGTCTAAATATCCGAAATCGTGATGTAGAATCTGTTATTAACGATATTGACGGTATTCTTTCTCAAAAGTTAGACTTACCAACAGGGTATACCATTCAATATGGAGGACAATTTGAAAATTTACAAAGCGCTAAAAATCGCTTGTTCATTGCAATTCCAGTAGCCCTATTGTTAATCTTAACCTTATTGTACTTCACTTTCCATTCACTAAAACAAAGTTTACTCATCTTTACAGCAATTCCTCTTTCTGCTATTGGAGGAGTTCTAGCACTTTGGATTCGTGATATGCCTTTCAGTATTTCTGCCGGAATTGGTTTTATTGCCTTATTTGGAGTTGCAGTGCTGAATGGTATTGTATTGATTGGTTATTTTAATCAATTAGAAAAAGAAGGTATGACTGACATTTACCAACGTGTTATAGAAGGGACTAAAGTACGTCTACGTCCAGTTATTTTAACTGCATCTGTAGCTTCTTTAGGTTTTTTACCTATGGCTATTTCAACCTCCGCAGGTGCAGAAGTTCAAAAACCACTGGCTACTGTCGTTATTGGAGGATTAATTTCGGCTACTTTTTTAACCCTCATTGTACTACCTTGTTTGTACATATTATTTTCTAATACAAAAAAAATGAATTTTCATAAAAACAGTGTTACACTCCTACTCTTTTTCGGAAGCTTGATAGGATTAAATGCGCAGCAAATCACTTCTGCTCAAGAAGCTATTGATTATGCTATAGAACATAATTTAGAAGTCAAATCTGCTGAAAAAATAAGCACTCAACAAGAATTAAAATCAAAACAGAATTTTAGATTAGGAAATACAGAGTTTGGTGTAGAATATGGAAAATATAACAGCGCAACAGAACGTGATTTAGCTTTTTCTGTTTCTCAATCGTTTCCTTTTCCAACTGTTTTTGCCAAAAATAAGGCATTAAATAAAGCGCAACTTGAAGGAAGCAAATTATGGATTGATGCAACAAAACGAACACTAGAAAAAGAAATTTCACAACTTTGGCAAAAAGGTATTTACCTACAAAGTCGTAAACAACTCTTAATTCATCAAGATAGTTTAATTCAACAATTGGCTAGAGGAACCCAAATTCAATATCAAACAGGTGATGTAAACTATTTAACTAAAATTAATGCAGAATCATACAGTGCTGATTATAAAAAACAATTAAAACAATTGGATAAGGAGATTGAAACAGTTGAATATCAATTACAATTCTATATTGGAAACAATACCGTCTTTTGGAGAAAAAATTCTTTTAAACCCCTCATTTTTCAAGAAGAATTATCCATAGAAAATCATCCTTTATTAAAGTATTATAAAAATCAAACATTAATCAACGAAAAGAAAATTGAGGTGGAAAAGGGACGATTATTACCTGAATTTAAACTAGGGTACAACAATCAATCCCTCATAGAAAATCCTACCTATGATTTAGGAGATCGTTTTTCTTTTTATAGTTTGGGGATTTCTGTTCCTATTTTTAATAAAAATAAAACCGATGTTGAATTAGCACAAATTGAAGCTGAAAAAAGTCAGCTGGATGCTCAATATGCTTCAAAAAAGTTTGAAAACGATTATCTTATTTTAAAGAATGAATTAGAAAAACAACAAATAAGTTTGGATTATTTCAACAACACGGCACTTAAACAATCTAAAGAAATTCAACATTTTGCTTTACGAAACTATCAAGAAGGTGAAATTAATCAAATTGAGTATTTGCAATATCTGAACAGAGCATTGGAAATCGATTTCAATTATTTAGATGAAATCTATAAATACAATGAATTAGTAATAGAATTGGAAAGTTTAACCAAAGAATAA